Proteins encoded within one genomic window of Mycolicibacterium monacense:
- a CDS encoding nitronate monooxygenase codes for MHTAICDELGIEFPIFAFTHCRDVVVAVSKAGGFGVLGAVGFTPEQLEIELNWIDEHIGDHPYGVDIVIPNKYEGMDANMSADELKGMLQSLVPQEHLDFAKKILKDHGVPTDDSDDNALQLLGWTEATATPQVEIALRHPKMTLIANALGTPPADMIKNIHEAGRKVAALCGSPSQARKHADAGVDIIIAQGGEAGGHSGEVGSIVLWPQVVKEVAPVPVLAAGGIGSGQQIAAALALGAAGAWTGSQWLMVEEAENTPVQQAAYAKASSRDTVRSRSFTGKPARMLRNDWTEAWEQPENPKPLGMPLQYMVSGMAVAATHKYPNETVDVAFNPVGQVVGQFDKVEKTSAVIERWVQEYLDATTTLNTLNEAAGV; via the coding sequence ATGCACACCGCCATCTGTGACGAGCTCGGCATCGAGTTCCCCATCTTCGCCTTCACCCACTGTCGCGATGTCGTGGTGGCGGTCAGCAAGGCCGGCGGCTTCGGTGTGCTCGGCGCGGTCGGCTTCACCCCGGAGCAGCTCGAGATCGAACTGAACTGGATCGACGAGCACATCGGCGACCACCCCTACGGCGTCGACATCGTCATCCCGAACAAGTACGAGGGCATGGACGCCAACATGTCCGCCGACGAGCTCAAGGGCATGCTCCAGTCGCTGGTCCCGCAGGAGCACCTGGACTTCGCCAAGAAGATCCTCAAGGACCACGGGGTGCCCACCGACGACAGTGACGACAACGCGCTGCAGCTGCTCGGGTGGACCGAGGCGACCGCGACGCCTCAGGTCGAGATCGCGCTGCGGCATCCGAAGATGACCCTGATCGCCAACGCGCTCGGCACCCCGCCCGCCGACATGATCAAGAACATCCACGAGGCCGGCCGCAAGGTCGCGGCACTGTGCGGATCACCGTCGCAGGCGCGCAAGCACGCCGACGCCGGCGTGGACATCATCATCGCCCAGGGCGGTGAGGCCGGTGGCCACAGCGGTGAGGTCGGCTCCATCGTCCTGTGGCCGCAGGTGGTCAAGGAGGTCGCACCGGTGCCGGTGCTGGCCGCCGGCGGTATCGGCAGCGGCCAGCAGATCGCGGCTGCGCTGGCGCTGGGCGCCGCGGGAGCGTGGACCGGTTCGCAGTGGCTGATGGTCGAGGAAGCCGAGAACACCCCGGTGCAGCAGGCCGCGTACGCCAAGGCGAGCAGCCGTGACACCGTCCGCAGCCGCTCGTTCACCGGGAAGCCGGCCCGCATGCTGCGCAACGACTGGACCGAGGCGTGGGAGCAGCCGGAGAATCCGAAGCCGTTGGGGATGCCGTTGCAGTACATGGTGTCCGGGATGGCGGTGGCCGCGACGCACAAGTACCCCAACGAGACCGTCGATGTGGCCTTCAACCCCGTCGGACAGGTGGTCGGTCAGTTCGACAAGGTCGAGAAGACCTCCGCGGTGATCGAACGCTGGGTGCAGGAGTATCTGGACGCGACGACCACGCTCAACACCCTCAACGAGGCCGCAGGCGTCTGA
- a CDS encoding HAD family hydrolase, producing MVPRSLTLAESVDEIAGGPGGPRVGVFFDLDGTLVDGFTATAHAGDRIRRRQASLGEVLGVLEASVRYRLGRMQFERLVGRAAGYLRGESLAELDELGQRLFVERVAARVFPHMRQIVESHQRRGHTVVLSSSALTIHAEPVARFLGIDHVLCNHFAVDDAGRLTGDIVRPVIWGPQKAVAVERFCGANEIALTDSWFYADGDEDVALMELVGFPRPVNPRPRLATTAAAHDWPVLQLTRMRRRG from the coding sequence GTGGTGCCCCGGTCGCTCACACTCGCCGAGTCGGTCGACGAGATCGCCGGTGGGCCGGGCGGTCCTCGCGTCGGTGTCTTCTTCGACCTCGACGGCACCCTGGTCGACGGGTTCACCGCCACCGCACACGCCGGCGACCGGATCAGGCGCCGTCAGGCGAGCCTCGGCGAGGTTCTCGGCGTCCTCGAGGCCTCGGTGCGCTACCGCCTCGGTCGCATGCAGTTCGAGCGCCTGGTCGGGCGGGCCGCCGGATACCTGCGCGGGGAGTCGCTCGCCGAACTCGACGAACTGGGCCAACGTCTGTTCGTCGAACGCGTGGCCGCCCGCGTATTCCCCCACATGCGGCAGATCGTGGAGTCACACCAGCGCAGGGGGCACACCGTCGTGCTCAGTTCGTCGGCGCTGACCATCCACGCCGAACCCGTCGCCCGCTTCCTCGGCATCGACCACGTCCTGTGTAACCACTTCGCGGTCGACGACGCCGGCCGGTTGACGGGCGACATCGTGCGTCCGGTGATCTGGGGGCCGCAGAAAGCCGTCGCGGTGGAACGGTTCTGCGGTGCCAACGAGATCGCCCTGACCGACAGTTGGTTCTACGCCGACGGCGACGAGGACGTGGCTCTGATGGAACTCGTCGGCTTCCCGCGACCGGTCAACCCGCG